In Camelus ferus isolate YT-003-E chromosome 10, BCGSAC_Cfer_1.0, whole genome shotgun sequence, the following proteins share a genomic window:
- the DCUN1D5 gene encoding DCN1-like protein 5 isoform X1 has translation MPVKKKRKSPGVAAAVAEDGGLKKCKISSYCRSQPPARLISGEEHFSSKKCLAWFYEYAGPDEVVGPEGMEKFCEDIGVEPENIIMLVLAWKLEAESMGFFTKEEWLKGMTSLQCDCTEKLQNKFDFLRSQLNDISSFKNIYRYAFDFARDKDQRSLDIDTAKSMLALLLGRTWPLFSVFYQYLEQSKYRVMNKDQWYNVLEFSRTVHADLSNYDEDGAWPVLLDEFVEWQKVRQTS, from the exons ATGCCggtgaagaagaagagaaaatcccctggggtggcagcagccgTAGCGGAAGACGGAGGCCTCAAAAAGTGTAAAATCTCCAG CTATTGCAGATCCCAACCCCCTGCTAGACTAATAAGTGGAGAGGAACATTTTTCAAGCAAGAAGTGCCTGGCTTGGTTTTATGAGTATGCAG gTCCTGATGAAGTTGTAGGGCCAGAAGGAATGGAAAAATTTTGTGAAGACATTGGTGTTGAAcctgaaaat attattatgttagttttagCGTGGAAATTGGAGGCTGAAAGCATGGGATTTTTTACCAAGGAAGAATGGTTAAAGGGGATGACTTCATTACA GTGTGACTGCACAGAAAAGTTACAGAACAAATTTGACTTTTTGCGCTCACAGTTGAATGATATTTCTTCATTTAAGAATATCTACAGATATGCCTTTGATTTTGCAAGG gATAAAGATCAGAGAAGCCTTGATATTGATACTGCTAAGTCTATGTTAGCTCTTCTGCTTGGTAGGACATGGCCactgttttcagtattttaccAGTACCTggag CAATCAAAGTATCGTGTTATGAACAAAGATCAGTGGTACAATGTATTAGAATTCAGCAGAACGGTCCATGCCGATCTTAGTAACTATGATGAAGATGGTGCTT gGCCTGTTCTTCTCGATGAATTTGTTGAGTGGCAAAAAGTTCGTCAAACATCATAG
- the DCUN1D5 gene encoding DCN1-like protein 5 isoform X2, with the protein MEKFCEDIGVEPENIIMLVLAWKLEAESMGFFTKEEWLKGMTSLQCDCTEKLQNKFDFLRSQLNDISSFKNIYRYAFDFARDKDQRSLDIDTAKSMLALLLGRTWPLFSVFYQYLEQSKYRVMNKDQWYNVLEFSRTVHADLSNYDEDGAWPVLLDEFVEWQKVRQTS; encoded by the exons ATGGAAAAATTTTGTGAAGACATTGGTGTTGAAcctgaaaat attattatgttagttttagCGTGGAAATTGGAGGCTGAAAGCATGGGATTTTTTACCAAGGAAGAATGGTTAAAGGGGATGACTTCATTACA GTGTGACTGCACAGAAAAGTTACAGAACAAATTTGACTTTTTGCGCTCACAGTTGAATGATATTTCTTCATTTAAGAATATCTACAGATATGCCTTTGATTTTGCAAGG gATAAAGATCAGAGAAGCCTTGATATTGATACTGCTAAGTCTATGTTAGCTCTTCTGCTTGGTAGGACATGGCCactgttttcagtattttaccAGTACCTggag CAATCAAAGTATCGTGTTATGAACAAAGATCAGTGGTACAATGTATTAGAATTCAGCAGAACGGTCCATGCCGATCTTAGTAACTATGATGAAGATGGTGCTT gGCCTGTTCTTCTCGATGAATTTGTTGAGTGGCAAAAAGTTCGTCAAACATCATAG
- the DCUN1D5 gene encoding DCN1-like protein 5 isoform X3, translating to MCDCTEKLQNKFDFLRSQLNDISSFKNIYRYAFDFARDKDQRSLDIDTAKSMLALLLGRTWPLFSVFYQYLEQSKYRVMNKDQWYNVLEFSRTVHADLSNYDEDGAWPVLLDEFVEWQKVRQTS from the exons at GTGTGACTGCACAGAAAAGTTACAGAACAAATTTGACTTTTTGCGCTCACAGTTGAATGATATTTCTTCATTTAAGAATATCTACAGATATGCCTTTGATTTTGCAAGG gATAAAGATCAGAGAAGCCTTGATATTGATACTGCTAAGTCTATGTTAGCTCTTCTGCTTGGTAGGACATGGCCactgttttcagtattttaccAGTACCTggag CAATCAAAGTATCGTGTTATGAACAAAGATCAGTGGTACAATGTATTAGAATTCAGCAGAACGGTCCATGCCGATCTTAGTAACTATGATGAAGATGGTGCTT gGCCTGTTCTTCTCGATGAATTTGTTGAGTGGCAAAAAGTTCGTCAAACATCATAG